One Peterkaempfera bronchialis DNA window includes the following coding sequences:
- a CDS encoding IclR family transcriptional regulator, which translates to MSQTVQRAISIVEFIAERARSLNEVAAHLGMHKSSALRLLQTLEANGFARRTEDGRYVLGTRLISLAQQSLDALDTRQAAAPHLRRLHHACGHTIHLAELVGSEIVYADKVEAEDAVRIYSRIGRPASLHASAVGKVIMAFLDPQRADRLLSAAALTPHTGTTFTTRAALNDELTRIRTRGWAVDDGEFEGFVNCVAAPIRDTTGAVCGAVSITSLKVIAPLSELTALVPALLRTADDISRELGCTG; encoded by the coding sequence ATGTCCCAGACGGTGCAACGGGCGATCTCGATCGTCGAGTTCATCGCGGAGCGGGCGCGCTCGCTCAACGAGGTCGCGGCCCACCTCGGGATGCACAAGTCGAGCGCCCTGCGGCTGCTCCAGACGCTTGAGGCCAACGGGTTCGCCCGGCGGACGGAGGACGGCCGCTATGTCCTCGGCACCCGGCTGATCTCGCTCGCCCAGCAGTCGCTGGACGCGCTGGACACCCGGCAGGCCGCAGCGCCCCACCTCAGGCGGCTGCACCACGCCTGCGGCCATACGATCCATCTCGCCGAACTCGTCGGCAGCGAGATCGTCTACGCGGACAAGGTCGAGGCGGAGGACGCCGTACGCATCTACTCCCGCATCGGCCGCCCGGCCTCGCTGCACGCCAGCGCCGTCGGCAAGGTGATCATGGCGTTCCTCGATCCGCAGCGGGCCGACCGGCTGCTCTCGGCAGCGGCACTCACCCCGCACACCGGCACGACGTTCACCACCCGCGCCGCCCTCAACGACGAGCTGACCCGGATCCGCACCCGGGGGTGGGCCGTGGACGACGGCGAGTTCGAGGGGTTCGTGAACTGCGTCGCGGCACCGATACGGGACACCACCGGCGCGGTCTGCGGCGCCGTCTCCATCACCTCGCTCAAGGTGATCGCGCCGCTCTCCGAGCTCACCGCACTGGTGCCCGCACTGCTCCGGACCGCCGACGACATCTCCCGCGAACTGGGCTGCACCGGCTGA
- a CDS encoding aggregation-promoting factor C-terminal-like domain-containing protein: MSRLHKSAALLAATAGFASLAAAAAPAASAATASQARMSAHQLHVHHVNHLNHTAGGDRAQGATGTASAASAAVRHGGLAVSAPVSAGGARGAAQAMVPAGQWAAFDAIISHESGWNPQAVNASSGAYGLAQALPGSKMASVGSDWKTNAGTQIKWALSYMNDRYGSPNAAWSFWQTHHWY; encoded by the coding sequence ATGTCCCGCCTGCATAAGTCCGCCGCCCTGCTGGCCGCCACCGCGGGGTTCGCCTCGCTGGCCGCCGCGGCCGCTCCGGCGGCGTCGGCCGCGACCGCCTCGCAGGCCCGGATGAGCGCGCACCAGCTGCACGTCCACCACGTCAACCACCTGAACCACACCGCCGGCGGTGACCGCGCCCAGGGCGCGACCGGCACCGCCTCCGCTGCTTCGGCTGCGGTGCGGCACGGCGGGCTGGCCGTCTCGGCCCCGGTGTCGGCGGGCGGGGCGCGCGGGGCGGCCCAGGCGATGGTCCCGGCCGGCCAGTGGGCCGCGTTCGACGCGATCATCAGCCATGAGAGCGGCTGGAACCCGCAGGCGGTCAACGCCTCCTCCGGCGCCTACGGCCTGGCCCAGGCGCTGCCCGGCTCCAAGATGGCCTCCGTCGGCTCCGACTGGAAGACCAACGCCGGCACCCAGATCAAGTGGGCCCTGTCCTACATGAACGACCGCTACGGCAGCCCGAACGCCGCCTGGTCCTTCTGGCAGACCCACCACTGGTACTGA
- a CDS encoding winged helix-turn-helix domain-containing protein, translating into MHEKHPPPSPSPSPSPSDAVLDAGGLRALSHPVRLRLLGLLRQYGPSTATRLAEHLGLTSGATSYHLRRLAAAGFVEEDTERGSARERWWRSMHQTTRFDDMALAEQEPEAAQAYRQSVAAAHTLRTQRALGELRTMPRAWREAFDISDWALRLTPGEAAALHGELVAVIARYRRDSPEDAAGAPAEAQRVMLIAHLLPEPDVTASAEGSEGATGAEAP; encoded by the coding sequence ATGCACGAGAAGCACCCTCCGCCCTCCCCCTCCCCCTCCCCCTCCCCCTCCGACGCCGTCCTCGACGCCGGAGGTCTGCGCGCGCTGTCCCACCCCGTACGGCTGCGGCTGCTGGGACTGCTGCGGCAGTACGGACCGTCGACGGCCACCAGGCTGGCCGAGCACCTGGGGCTCACCTCCGGAGCGACCAGCTACCACCTGCGTCGACTCGCCGCCGCCGGGTTCGTGGAGGAGGACACCGAGCGGGGCAGTGCGCGGGAACGCTGGTGGCGGTCCATGCACCAGACGACCCGGTTCGACGACATGGCGCTGGCCGAGCAGGAGCCCGAGGCGGCCCAGGCGTACCGCCAGTCCGTCGCCGCCGCGCACACGCTGCGCACCCAGCGGGCGCTGGGAGAGCTCCGGACGATGCCGCGCGCCTGGCGGGAGGCGTTCGACATCAGCGACTGGGCACTGCGGCTCACCCCCGGGGAGGCCGCCGCGCTCCATGGCGAGCTGGTGGCGGTCATCGCCCGCTACCGGCGGGACTCGCCGGAGGACGCGGCGGGCGCTCCGGCCGAGGCGCAGCGGGTCATGCTGATCGCCCACCTGTTGCCCGAGCCGGACGTAACCGCGTCGGCCGAAGGCTCCGAAGGTGCGACCGGGGCGGAGGCACCGTGA
- a CDS encoding MFS transporter has protein sequence MRPLAGVLTAMAVSLTGTRISAVALPWFVLATTGSATRTGLVAFCEMAPYVLVKALTGPLLDRVGPRRVSWITDAVSAAAAALIPLLHALGVFSFGLLLALVAVIGAVRGPGDLAKHIMVPESADLSRVPLERATGLAGVTERLASTIGPAAGGSLVALLGPLTGVAVNAVCFALGSVVVGLVLPRGMGRSATSQSDTSADPAEPGYWSRFGEGLRFLRGEPLLLTVIVMVGITNLLDAAFMTVLVPVWAKDSGGGPTAIGLTGSAWGIAAVGGSLIAAAVAHRMRRRVVFFAGFLLAGAPRFLVLALGAPMWAVLAVFAVGGFGAGFLNPILGAVSFERVPRRLLGRVNALGDSMAWAGIPVGGLIAGAAVATAGLAPTLLAAGAAYFLTTNLTGLRPEWKEMDRLRGRGTATDPAMPAEPAPPRPLQIPPPHHGTDGRSAARPGRRDPRRRSSDG, from the coding sequence CTGCGACCCCTGGCCGGGGTACTCACCGCCATGGCGGTGTCGCTGACCGGCACCCGGATCTCCGCCGTCGCGCTGCCCTGGTTCGTCCTCGCCACCACCGGCAGCGCCACCCGGACCGGGCTGGTCGCCTTCTGCGAGATGGCCCCCTACGTCCTGGTCAAGGCGCTCACCGGACCGCTGCTGGACCGGGTCGGCCCGCGCCGCGTCTCCTGGATCACGGACGCGGTGAGCGCTGCGGCCGCCGCGCTCATCCCGCTGCTGCACGCCCTGGGCGTCTTCTCCTTCGGGCTGCTGCTGGCGCTGGTCGCCGTCATCGGCGCGGTACGCGGCCCGGGCGACCTGGCCAAGCACATCATGGTCCCCGAGTCGGCCGACCTCAGCCGGGTGCCGCTGGAACGGGCGACCGGGCTGGCCGGTGTCACCGAACGGCTCGCCTCCACCATCGGCCCGGCGGCGGGCGGTTCGCTGGTCGCCCTGCTCGGCCCGCTCACCGGCGTCGCCGTCAACGCGGTCTGCTTCGCGCTCGGCTCGGTGGTGGTCGGGCTGGTCCTGCCGCGCGGCATGGGCCGGTCGGCCACGTCGCAGAGCGACACCTCCGCCGACCCGGCCGAGCCGGGCTACTGGAGCCGGTTCGGCGAGGGCCTGCGCTTCCTGCGCGGCGAACCGCTGCTGCTCACCGTGATCGTCATGGTCGGCATCACCAATCTGCTGGACGCGGCCTTCATGACGGTGCTGGTACCCGTCTGGGCCAAGGACTCCGGCGGCGGCCCGACGGCCATCGGCCTCACCGGCAGCGCCTGGGGCATCGCAGCGGTGGGCGGCTCGCTGATCGCGGCGGCGGTCGCGCACCGGATGCGGCGCCGGGTGGTCTTCTTCGCCGGGTTCCTGCTCGCGGGGGCGCCCCGGTTCCTGGTGCTGGCCCTCGGCGCACCGATGTGGGCGGTACTGGCCGTCTTCGCCGTGGGCGGCTTCGGCGCGGGCTTCCTCAACCCCATCCTGGGGGCGGTCTCCTTCGAACGGGTCCCCCGCCGGCTGCTGGGCCGGGTCAACGCCCTGGGCGACTCCATGGCCTGGGCCGGCATCCCCGTCGGCGGACTGATCGCCGGCGCCGCCGTCGCCACCGCCGGCCTCGCCCCCACCCTGCTGGCCGCCGGCGCCGCGTACTTCCTCACCACCAACCTCACGGGCCTGCGGCCGGAGTGGAAGGAGATGGACCGCCTGCGCGGCAGAGGCACGGCAACCGACCCAGCAATGCCCGCCGAACCGGCCCCGCCCCGCCCGCTACAGATCCCACCCCCTCACCACGGCACGGACGGCCGGTCCGCCGCTCGACCAGGGCGGAGAGATCCGCGGCGGAGGTCGTCAGACGGGTGA
- a CDS encoding nucleoside/nucleotide kinase family protein, translated as MSGVVLYGPPTAGKDTITSALSAADPRFRLVTKLKQGSGRSAGYRFVTSEELSGLRDQGRIVVETRRYGNVYAVDRRDIAELRSQGLIPVVHIGNVADLRRLLGGAAADWLRVLLWVPADVCEERSRLRGDADTTKRLTAWAETAADLLGADVDGLFDVIVRTDRLSVDAAVEAIGRALHAAPRACTPDELRSVLDLHPTAEAKGN; from the coding sequence ATGAGCGGCGTCGTCCTCTACGGTCCGCCGACTGCGGGCAAGGACACGATCACGTCCGCCCTCTCCGCTGCCGACCCGAGGTTTCGGTTGGTCACCAAGCTCAAGCAGGGCTCCGGTCGCTCGGCTGGCTACCGCTTCGTCACCTCGGAGGAGCTGAGCGGGCTCCGGGACCAGGGCCGCATCGTGGTGGAGACGCGCCGCTACGGCAATGTCTACGCCGTCGACCGGCGCGACATTGCGGAACTGCGCTCCCAGGGGCTGATCCCCGTGGTCCACATCGGCAATGTCGCGGACCTCCGCCGGCTGCTCGGCGGCGCGGCGGCCGACTGGCTGCGAGTACTGCTCTGGGTACCGGCGGATGTGTGCGAGGAGCGTTCCCGCCTGCGTGGGGACGCCGACACGACCAAGAGGCTCACCGCCTGGGCCGAGACGGCCGCCGACCTCCTCGGCGCGGACGTCGACGGCCTTTTCGACGTGATCGTCCGTACGGACAGGCTGAGCGTCGACGCTGCCGTCGAAGCGATCGGCAGAGCGCTGCACGCTGCTCCCCGGGCCTGCACGCCCGATGAGTTGCGGTCGGTCCTGGACCTTCACCCGACGGCGGAGGCGAAGGGGAACTGA
- a CDS encoding AAA family ATPase, which yields MTSDTTAPSTLTFALVGGFAGSGKSEAGKLLAASTGWAMLDKDTLTRPLTEQLLVAFGSDPDDRHSDVYTERVRPLEYDCLLKAVWENLECGISVVAVAPFIREATDSQWMARVVRRCRRLGVRFETFWIDSDADSMRERLTSRNASRDTWKLTHWSTYLSGMDLGLRPVLDHHLIDNRIAAVRPLAEQVESAAQRLQVAA from the coding sequence GTGACCAGTGACACCACAGCACCGAGCACGCTCACATTCGCCCTGGTGGGCGGTTTCGCGGGGTCCGGGAAGTCCGAAGCGGGGAAGCTGCTGGCGGCGTCGACCGGCTGGGCCATGCTCGACAAGGACACCCTGACCAGGCCGCTGACCGAACAGCTGCTGGTGGCCTTCGGCAGTGACCCCGACGATCGCCACAGCGACGTCTACACCGAGCGGGTCAGGCCGCTGGAGTACGACTGCCTGCTGAAGGCGGTCTGGGAGAATCTGGAGTGCGGGATCTCCGTCGTCGCCGTGGCACCGTTCATCAGGGAGGCGACCGACAGCCAGTGGATGGCGCGTGTCGTTCGGCGCTGCCGACGTCTTGGTGTGCGCTTCGAGACTTTCTGGATCGACAGCGACGCCGACTCCATGCGGGAGCGGCTCACCTCGCGCAACGCGTCCCGGGACACCTGGAAGCTCACCCACTGGTCCACCTATCTATCGGGAATGGACCTCGGCCTTCGGCCGGTGCTCGACCACCACCTGATCGACAACCGCATAGCTGCTGTCCGCCCCTTGGCCGAGCAGGTGGAGTCGGCCGCGCAGAGGCTCCAGGTGGCGGCATGA
- a CDS encoding NAD(P)-dependent oxidoreductase, translating to MTRSAPTVGILHPGSMGAAVAGQLRSRGVEVLWHSAARSSATAARAEAAGLVAVRDLSVLLERADVVISLCPPAAAEDVARQVAEHGFAGKTYVEANAIAPQRMLRIANLLEGATVVDAAVVGSPPVGGKRPRLYAAGPPVAVARLRELFASTDVRVHPLGEEIGKASALKLAYTSYQKVSRVLAALAYGVADAGGVADELLDLAGQRPGSYLAETGYIPKTAGRAWRWGPELDEAADLLAEVGLPDELMRAASAVLARWDGARDGIDLDIAGALRQLREGS from the coding sequence ATGACCCGGTCCGCTCCAACGGTCGGAATCCTGCATCCCGGCAGCATGGGCGCGGCGGTGGCCGGTCAGCTGCGCAGCCGTGGCGTGGAGGTGCTGTGGCACTCCGCAGCACGCAGTAGTGCCACGGCTGCGCGGGCCGAAGCGGCCGGACTGGTGGCGGTCCGCGATCTGTCCGTCCTTCTGGAGCGGGCTGATGTCGTCATCTCCCTGTGCCCCCCGGCGGCGGCCGAGGATGTCGCCCGGCAGGTCGCGGAGCACGGCTTTGCCGGAAAGACCTACGTCGAGGCGAATGCCATCGCTCCGCAACGCATGCTGCGCATCGCGAACCTGTTGGAGGGCGCGACGGTCGTCGACGCAGCAGTGGTCGGTTCGCCTCCGGTCGGTGGAAAACGACCGCGCCTGTACGCCGCCGGGCCGCCTGTGGCGGTCGCTCGGCTCCGGGAACTCTTCGCCTCGACCGATGTACGCGTCCATCCGTTGGGGGAGGAGATCGGCAAGGCGTCGGCGCTCAAGCTCGCCTACACCAGCTACCAGAAAGTATCCCGTGTCCTGGCGGCCCTGGCGTACGGGGTGGCCGACGCCGGCGGCGTCGCCGACGAACTGCTCGACCTCGCAGGGCAGCGCCCGGGGAGCTATCTGGCCGAGACCGGCTACATCCCCAAGACCGCCGGTCGCGCCTGGCGCTGGGGGCCGGAACTGGACGAGGCCGCCGATCTGCTGGCCGAGGTGGGTCTGCCGGACGAGTTGATGCGCGCTGCCTCCGCCGTGCTCGCCCGATGGGACGGCGCCCGCGACGGCATCGACCTGGACATCGCGGGCGCCTTGCGTCAACTACGCGAAGGGTCCTGA
- a CDS encoding HAD family hydrolase — MQPLVLFDLDNTLVDRQCTLAEWAGRFQARHGLSPGSERWLIGLLADRATPAHFARVRERFVLDESVGALWNRYCSDIAAAVVCPQEVLSGLEGLRADGWRIGVATNGAADIQWAKLRATRIADHVDAVCISEEIGVRKPDPAMFHEAVRRCGAVCDGAGIWMVGDSPVNDIGGGQAAGLRTVWISRGRPWPGDLLPPDRQVAEARAAIDLLAAAGSVRNVE, encoded by the coding sequence GTGCAGCCCCTGGTGCTCTTCGACCTCGACAACACACTTGTGGACCGGCAGTGCACGCTCGCAGAGTGGGCCGGCCGTTTTCAGGCGCGGCACGGCCTGAGCCCCGGGTCCGAACGCTGGCTCATCGGCCTCCTCGCGGACCGCGCCACTCCGGCTCACTTCGCCCGGGTTCGTGAGCGGTTCGTCCTTGACGAGTCCGTGGGGGCCCTGTGGAACCGCTACTGCTCCGACATCGCCGCTGCGGTGGTCTGCCCGCAGGAGGTGCTGTCCGGTCTGGAGGGGCTGCGCGCCGACGGTTGGCGGATCGGCGTGGCGACGAACGGGGCTGCCGACATCCAGTGGGCCAAGCTGCGCGCCACCCGGATCGCCGACCATGTGGACGCGGTGTGCATCTCCGAGGAGATCGGGGTGCGTAAGCCCGATCCGGCCATGTTCCATGAAGCGGTGCGTCGCTGCGGAGCCGTGTGTGACGGCGCCGGCATCTGGATGGTCGGCGACAGCCCGGTGAATGACATCGGCGGCGGCCAGGCCGCCGGTCTCCGTACGGTATGGATCAGCCGGGGACGCCCCTGGCCCGGTGACCTGCTGCCTCCCGATCGTCAGGTCGCTGAGGCGCGCGCGGCGATCGACCTGCTGGCCGCTGCCGGATCGGTGAGGAACGTCGAATGA
- a CDS encoding glycoside hydrolase family 19 protein: protein MSKKRIMACLSAAAFAGALAVAVPAGSASAADCAAAWNAATAYTGGAAVSYGGHNWSAKWWTQNETPGGASGVWTDQGTCGSGGGGGSGSECSHPDWVAGRWYATGDIVRYTNGGLYRATHDNPGYDPVISTWYWEPYSCGSGSTGGGGTPPSQGGFVVSEAQFNQMFPGRNSFYSYSGLTAALGAYPGFATTGSDTVKKQEAAAFLANVSHETGGLVYVVEQNTANYPHYCDTGQPYGCPAGQAAYYGRGPIQLSWNFNYKAAGDALGIDLLHNPNLVQTDSAVAWKTALWYWNTQTGPGTMTPHNAIVNGRGFGETIRSINGSLECNGRNPAQVQSRIDAYQRFTQILGTTPGSNLTC, encoded by the coding sequence ATGTCGAAGAAGCGCATCATGGCGTGTCTCTCCGCCGCCGCGTTCGCAGGCGCCCTTGCGGTCGCCGTTCCGGCGGGTTCTGCCTCCGCTGCGGACTGCGCGGCGGCGTGGAATGCCGCCACCGCGTACACGGGCGGTGCGGCGGTCTCGTACGGCGGGCACAACTGGTCGGCGAAGTGGTGGACCCAGAATGAGACGCCCGGCGGGGCCTCCGGGGTCTGGACGGACCAGGGCACCTGCGGCAGCGGGGGCGGGGGCGGCTCGGGGTCCGAGTGCAGCCACCCGGACTGGGTCGCCGGACGGTGGTACGCGACCGGGGACATCGTCCGGTACACCAACGGCGGTCTCTACCGGGCGACGCACGACAACCCGGGCTACGACCCGGTGATCAGCACCTGGTACTGGGAGCCGTACTCCTGCGGAAGCGGCAGCACCGGTGGGGGCGGCACGCCGCCGAGCCAGGGTGGCTTTGTGGTCAGCGAGGCGCAGTTCAACCAGATGTTCCCGGGTCGGAACTCCTTCTACAGCTACAGCGGCCTGACCGCCGCGCTCGGCGCCTACCCCGGCTTCGCCACCACCGGCAGCGACACCGTCAAGAAGCAGGAGGCCGCCGCCTTCCTCGCCAACGTCAGCCACGAGACCGGCGGCCTGGTCTACGTGGTCGAGCAGAACACCGCCAACTACCCCCACTACTGCGACACCGGCCAGCCCTACGGCTGCCCCGCCGGACAAGCCGCCTACTACGGCCGCGGTCCCATCCAACTCAGCTGGAACTTCAACTACAAAGCCGCCGGCGACGCCCTCGGCATCGACCTCCTCCACAACCCCAACCTCGTCCAGACCGACTCCGCCGTCGCCTGGAAGACCGCCCTCTGGTACTGGAACACCCAGACCGGCCCCGGCACCATGACCCCCCACAACGCCATCGTCAACGGCCGCGGCTTCGGCGAGACCATCCGCAGCATCAACGGCTCCCTGGAATGCAACGGCCGCAACCCCGCCCAGGTCCAGAGCCG